The following are encoded in a window of Amycolatopsis lexingtonensis genomic DNA:
- a CDS encoding MDR family MFS transporter produces MTLDTPARPAVRPAMAALFLAVLLAALDQTIVATALPKIAADLGGFRDIAWITAAYLLASTAATPLWGKLGDMLGRKRLYLIATTAFLIASALCGLAQDLPQLVAARALQGLAGGGMIVLTFALVGDIVEPAERGRYQGRFGSVYGVASIAGPLLGGLFTDHLSWRWAFLVNVPVGLVAVALAARALPAAPRRTAVARVDYPGALLLAGAATALVLITSFGPRWGWTSPGTLALAVAAIALVALVIPVERRAAAPVLPLTMFASRTVVIAALVGFIANVAMFSVLVYLPTYLQVVDGVSATLSGVHLLPLVLGLVVSQSFAGRWVANPARVRPVLVTGMALNVAGLLLLSTLTPGLSQLAVIGYFAVTGIGIGMVPMVALTAAQNSVPTTDIGAASAVVTFARSIGAAFGVAVFGTLLGADVAGHIGGAFLAIVPVVVAGTVLAGLLRRHSASAANIPAS; encoded by the coding sequence ATGACTCTCGACACCCCCGCCAGACCCGCGGTGCGCCCGGCGATGGCGGCCCTCTTCCTCGCCGTCCTGCTGGCCGCACTGGACCAGACCATCGTGGCCACCGCGCTGCCGAAGATCGCCGCCGACCTCGGCGGGTTCCGCGACATCGCCTGGATCACCGCGGCCTACCTGCTCGCCTCGACCGCGGCCACGCCGCTGTGGGGCAAGCTCGGCGACATGCTCGGGCGCAAGCGCCTGTACCTCATCGCCACGACGGCGTTCCTGATCGCCTCCGCGCTCTGCGGCCTGGCCCAGGACCTGCCCCAGCTCGTCGCCGCCCGCGCCCTGCAGGGCCTCGCGGGCGGCGGGATGATCGTCCTGACCTTCGCGCTCGTCGGCGACATCGTCGAACCCGCCGAGCGCGGGCGCTACCAGGGCCGGTTCGGCTCGGTGTACGGCGTCGCGAGCATCGCCGGCCCGCTGCTCGGCGGGCTGTTCACCGACCACCTCTCGTGGCGGTGGGCGTTCCTGGTCAACGTGCCGGTCGGGCTGGTCGCCGTGGCCCTCGCCGCGCGCGCCCTGCCCGCGGCGCCCCGCCGGACGGCCGTCGCCCGCGTCGATTACCCGGGCGCGCTGCTGCTGGCCGGCGCGGCCACCGCGCTGGTCCTCATCACCTCCTTCGGCCCCCGGTGGGGCTGGACCTCGCCGGGCACGCTGGCGCTCGCGGTCGCGGCGATCGCCTTGGTGGCACTGGTGATCCCGGTCGAACGCCGCGCCGCGGCACCGGTGCTGCCGCTGACGATGTTCGCCTCGCGGACCGTCGTCATCGCCGCGCTGGTCGGGTTCATCGCCAACGTCGCGATGTTCAGCGTCCTGGTGTACCTGCCGACGTACCTCCAGGTCGTCGACGGCGTGTCGGCGACCCTGTCCGGGGTGCACCTGCTGCCGCTGGTGCTCGGGCTGGTCGTCAGCCAGTCGTTCGCCGGCCGCTGGGTGGCGAACCCGGCACGGGTCCGGCCGGTACTGGTGACCGGCATGGCGCTGAACGTCGCCGGGCTCCTGCTGCTGAGCACGCTGACGCCCGGCCTCTCGCAGCTCGCCGTGATCGGCTACTTCGCCGTCACCGGGATCGGCATCGGCATGGTCCCGATGGTCGCGCTGACGGCCGCGCAGAACTCGGTGCCGACCACGGACATCGGGGCCGCCAGCGCCGTGGTGACCTTCGCCCGGTCGATCGGCGCGGCGTTCGGGGTGGCCGTCTTCGGCACCCTGCTGGGCGCCGACGTCGCCGGCCACATCGGCGGGGCGTTCCTGGCGATCGTCCCGGTCGTCGTGGCCGGCACCGTCCTCGCCGGACTGCTGCGACGTCACTCGGCGAGCGCGGCGAACATCCCCGCCTCGTAG
- a CDS encoding carboxymuconolactone decarboxylase family protein — protein METRLDLFSTETGSRLAKRFAALGHVLERSPLPATTRELVSLRASQINGCGWCIDMHTKDAAAAGETSVRLNLVAAWRESTVFTEAERVALAVAEEGTRLADAHEGVSDETWARMREHYDDEQAAALVALVALINAANRLAVLVHQKGGSYEAGMFAALAE, from the coding sequence ATGGAAACCCGTCTCGACCTGTTCAGCACCGAAACCGGCAGCCGGCTGGCGAAGCGGTTCGCCGCCCTCGGCCACGTGCTCGAGCGGTCCCCGCTGCCCGCGACCACCCGCGAGCTGGTGAGCCTGCGGGCCAGCCAGATCAACGGGTGCGGCTGGTGCATCGACATGCACACCAAGGACGCCGCGGCCGCGGGGGAGACGTCCGTGCGGCTCAACCTCGTCGCCGCGTGGCGGGAGTCGACCGTGTTCACCGAAGCCGAGCGGGTCGCCCTCGCCGTGGCCGAGGAGGGCACCCGGCTCGCGGACGCGCACGAAGGCGTGTCCGACGAAACCTGGGCGCGGATGCGCGAGCACTACGACGACGAACAGGCCGCCGCGCTGGTCGCGTTGGTCGCTTTGATCAACGCGGCCAACCGGCTGGCCGTGCTCGTGCACCAGAAGGGCGGTTCCTACGAGGCGGGGATGTTCGCCGCGCTCGCCGAGTGA
- a CDS encoding GNAT family N-acetyltransferase: MENGTTGRAARAWLGAMALFADTQPGGFFREGAGGTAELVSGAPMPLLNGVISVAQEPDAGEIAEFAGSARLAAAAWSVQVRGERAGDRIAAVAAAHGLNQRALLPFMVKDIDGGDGTPPDGLDVRRVSGVDSDVYRTTMAAGYEGPDALFAVFARPSVLDHPAMRGYVAELDGTPVATSFGVLVDDLVGVFNIGVPPRYRRRGYGRAATAAVLREGYALGARTAFLHASPLGVPLYEAMGFTHAENWSLFTA; the protein is encoded by the coding sequence ATGGAAAACGGCACGACCGGCCGGGCCGCACGGGCTTGGCTCGGCGCGATGGCGCTGTTCGCCGATACCCAGCCGGGCGGCTTCTTCCGCGAAGGCGCGGGCGGCACCGCCGAGCTGGTCTCGGGCGCGCCGATGCCCCTGCTCAACGGCGTCATCAGCGTCGCCCAAGAGCCGGACGCCGGCGAGATCGCCGAGTTCGCCGGCTCGGCGCGGCTGGCGGCCGCGGCGTGGAGCGTCCAGGTCCGCGGCGAGCGGGCCGGCGACCGGATCGCCGCGGTGGCGGCGGCCCACGGCCTGAACCAGCGGGCACTGCTGCCCTTCATGGTGAAGGACATCGACGGCGGCGACGGCACCCCACCCGACGGCCTCGACGTCCGGCGGGTGTCCGGTGTGGACAGCGACGTGTACCGGACCACGATGGCCGCCGGGTACGAAGGCCCGGACGCGCTGTTCGCCGTCTTCGCGCGGCCGTCCGTGCTCGACCACCCCGCCATGCGCGGGTACGTCGCCGAGCTCGACGGCACCCCGGTCGCGACGTCGTTCGGCGTACTGGTGGACGACCTGGTGGGCGTGTTCAACATCGGGGTCCCGCCGCGGTACCGCCGCCGGGGCTATGGCCGCGCCGCGACGGCCGCGGTGCTGCGCGAGGGGTACGCCCTCGGTGCGCGGACGGCGTTCCTGCACGCCAGCCCGCTGGGCGTGCCGCTCTACGAGGCGATGGGGTTCACCCACGCCGAAAACTGGTCGCTGTTCACCGCCTGA
- a CDS encoding alpha/beta hydrolase, with protein MTEPKNLVLVHGAWHGPWCWELLVPELAERGWTVSTVDLPSTSGDAAAGMHADARAVREHLASIAGPVTVLAHSYGGVPATEAAGANVRQLIYLAAHVLDAGESVVTPLGGPWFPPETDFTPGADPIPALYHDVPTGRARAAVARLRPQSAKAFTEELTRAAWRDIPSALIVCDDDRSLPALFIERAVEEGRVGVVRHLPGGHSPFLARPAELAGLVDELARDRTAPAAPVG; from the coding sequence ATGACCGAACCGAAGAACCTCGTGCTCGTGCACGGCGCCTGGCACGGACCCTGGTGCTGGGAGCTGCTCGTGCCCGAGCTGGCCGAGCGCGGCTGGACGGTGTCCACTGTGGACCTGCCGAGCACGTCCGGCGACGCGGCGGCCGGGATGCACGCCGACGCCCGCGCGGTCCGGGAGCACCTGGCGTCGATCGCGGGCCCGGTGACCGTGCTCGCGCACTCCTACGGCGGCGTCCCGGCCACCGAGGCCGCCGGAGCGAACGTCCGGCAGCTCATCTACCTGGCCGCGCACGTACTCGACGCCGGCGAGTCCGTGGTGACGCCGCTCGGCGGGCCGTGGTTCCCGCCGGAAACGGACTTCACGCCGGGCGCCGACCCGATCCCGGCCCTCTACCACGACGTCCCGACCGGCCGGGCGCGAGCGGCGGTGGCCCGGCTGCGGCCGCAGAGCGCGAAGGCGTTCACCGAGGAGCTGACCCGCGCGGCCTGGCGGGACATCCCGTCGGCGCTGATCGTCTGCGACGACGACCGGAGCCTGCCGGCGCTGTTCATCGAACGCGCCGTCGAGGAGGGCCGGGTGGGCGTGGTCCGGCACCTGCCCGGGGGTCACTCGCCGTTCCTGGCCCGGCCGGCGGAGCTGGCCGGGCTGGTCGACGAACTGGCGCGGGACCGGACGGCGCCCGCTGCGCCGGTGGGCTGA
- a CDS encoding DUF6461 domain-containing protein: MGENLAAAVAAAVPVVRAVLPPAPAAALGRLALEPPPRFPDWPEAEVVRSLRSVPSWVVERVHGAVELTLAALVIPAPPVTGELTPPQSGSFGFLSSDSEAEAVRETRLLAQFRPDLLALVADLTAAVAADEALAPLLTAEGDEAAIAAAHGGAYLSIALVTTAIAAREAGQPGIAAIVGTALGVAAGLLRAVPMPAGYAEAVREKERAEYRLPRSASTSVDVRDHVFALTEGAFPAFGDFAENGLVEAATGGVVIRTGVEAGHVGVSVRVLAEPPTEVETAGWEEVVDVGWRAEHGSASLAPSAGTSVTTPPWPGEYRVRVHAYGRDDPDAESYALWIWAAPAEPPRVHARADRLGHRLRGEPEPPLADRPEVRYRWIRQSRLTVAATVTVVTGLPAAEVVRGFGADPDRPEPLPELREAYGDPWLSVLDLGGVVLAIEENGYLGSHEEVLTAVSQGGRAASMFWNVNAVTRLSFARDGEVMASFEPGLGEPAADPEVVAALAGLDFEDYRDLDEKGLVAVERFTGRGLDAGDLEVIERAGVGYRIPGA, encoded by the coding sequence ATGGGGGAAAATCTCGCGGCCGCTGTGGCCGCCGCCGTGCCCGTCGTCCGTGCCGTGCTCCCGCCCGCGCCGGCGGCGGCGCTGGGCCGGCTGGCGCTCGAACCGCCGCCGCGGTTCCCGGACTGGCCCGAAGCCGAGGTCGTGCGCTCGTTGCGGTCCGTGCCGTCGTGGGTGGTCGAGCGCGTGCACGGCGCGGTCGAGCTGACCCTGGCCGCGCTGGTGATCCCGGCGCCGCCGGTAACGGGGGAGCTGACGCCGCCGCAGTCCGGCTCGTTCGGCTTCCTCTCTTCCGACAGCGAAGCGGAAGCGGTGCGGGAAACGCGGTTGCTGGCCCAGTTCCGGCCCGACCTGCTCGCTCTCGTGGCGGACCTGACCGCGGCCGTCGCGGCTGACGAAGCGCTCGCACCCCTCCTGACCGCCGAAGGTGACGAAGCGGCGATCGCGGCCGCGCACGGCGGCGCCTACCTGTCGATCGCGCTGGTCACCACGGCGATCGCGGCGCGCGAGGCCGGGCAGCCCGGGATCGCGGCCATCGTCGGGACGGCGCTCGGCGTGGCGGCCGGGCTGCTCCGCGCGGTGCCGATGCCCGCCGGGTACGCCGAGGCCGTGCGGGAGAAGGAGCGGGCGGAGTACCGGCTGCCGCGGTCCGCGAGCACGTCCGTGGACGTCCGCGACCACGTGTTCGCCTTGACCGAGGGTGCTTTCCCGGCGTTCGGCGACTTCGCGGAGAACGGCCTGGTGGAAGCCGCCACCGGCGGCGTGGTGATCCGCACCGGTGTCGAGGCCGGGCACGTGGGGGTCAGCGTGCGGGTGCTCGCCGAGCCGCCCACCGAGGTGGAGACGGCCGGCTGGGAAGAGGTCGTGGACGTCGGCTGGCGCGCGGAACACGGCTCGGCGAGCCTGGCGCCGTCGGCGGGGACGAGCGTGACGACGCCGCCGTGGCCCGGCGAGTACCGCGTCCGCGTGCACGCCTACGGCCGCGACGACCCGGACGCCGAGAGCTACGCCCTCTGGATCTGGGCGGCGCCCGCCGAACCGCCCCGCGTGCACGCCCGCGCCGACCGCCTCGGCCACCGCCTGCGCGGCGAGCCCGAACCGCCGCTCGCGGACCGGCCCGAGGTGCGCTACCGCTGGATCCGGCAGTCGCGCCTGACGGTGGCGGCGACGGTCACGGTGGTCACCGGACTGCCCGCCGCGGAGGTGGTGCGCGGCTTCGGCGCGGACCCGGACCGGCCGGAGCCCCTGCCCGAACTGCGGGAGGCGTACGGCGACCCGTGGCTGTCGGTGCTGGACCTCGGCGGCGTCGTGCTGGCGATCGAGGAGAACGGCTACCTGGGTTCGCACGAGGAGGTCCTGACGGCGGTCTCGCAGGGCGGCCGGGCGGCGAGCATGTTCTGGAACGTCAACGCGGTCACGCGCCTGTCCTTCGCCCGCGACGGCGAGGTAATGGCATCGTTCGAGCCGGGCTTGGGAGAGCCGGCCGCGGACCCGGAGGTGGTGGCGGCGCTCGCCGGGCTCGACTTCGAGGACTACCGGGACCTGGACGAGAAGGGCCTCGTGGCGGTGGAGCGGTTCACCGGCCGCGGGCTCGACGCCGGGGACCTGGAAGTCATCGAACGCGCCGGGGTGGGGTACCGGATCCCCGGCGCTTGA
- a CDS encoding cupin domain-containing protein gives MHPEILDQDGYTAATVTEAPVRELFPGIRFRPLWTNGSAHAGVLEMDAGTSWPRRDVHEPGPEEVFVVAGTFHDGARDYPAGTFLHAPAGSWHVPASATGCTLFLFYPEG, from the coding sequence ATGCACCCCGAGATCCTCGACCAGGACGGCTACACCGCCGCCACCGTCACGGAAGCCCCGGTCCGCGAACTGTTCCCCGGCATCCGCTTCCGTCCACTGTGGACCAATGGGAGCGCGCACGCGGGCGTCCTGGAAATGGACGCCGGCACGTCGTGGCCGCGCCGCGACGTCCACGAACCCGGGCCCGAGGAGGTCTTCGTCGTCGCGGGCACGTTCCACGACGGCGCCCGCGACTACCCGGCGGGCACGTTCCTGCACGCACCGGCCGGGTCCTGGCACGTGCCCGCGAGCGCCACCGGCTGCACCCTGTTCCTGTTCTACCCCGAGGGCTGA